A genomic segment from Treponema sp. Marseille-Q3903 encodes:
- a CDS encoding phosphoribosylaminoimidazolecarboxamide formyltransferase, with the protein MKELQLKYGCNPNQKPARVFMEKGDLPITVVNGNPGYINLLDALNGWQLVKELKLATGLPSATSFKHVSPAGAAVGLPLSDTLKKIYFTDNVELSPLAAAYARARGADRMSSFGDFVALSDECDEATALLIKKEVSDGVIAPGFSQKALEILKAKKNGNYCIIQIEPNYVPEELERKQVFGVTFEQGHNFLKIDDSALSNIVTKNKKLTEEQKRNLIISLIVLKYTQSNSVCFVKDGQAIGIGAGQQSRVHCTRLAGQKADNWWLRQSPKVLALEFVEGIRRADRDNAIDVYIGEEYMDVLADGKWQNIFKVKPEVFSREEKTEWISKNTDVALGSDAFFPFGDNIDRAKKSGVTAIAQPGGSVRDDLVIKAADDYNMVMCFNGIRLFHH; encoded by the coding sequence ATGAAAGAACTTCAATTAAAGTATGGTTGCAATCCAAACCAAAAACCTGCAAGGGTTTTTATGGAAAAAGGCGATTTACCGATTACTGTTGTCAACGGTAACCCGGGATACATCAACTTGCTCGATGCATTGAACGGCTGGCAGCTTGTAAAAGAATTGAAATTGGCGACTGGGCTTCCGTCAGCAACTTCGTTTAAACACGTTTCGCCTGCCGGTGCTGCCGTAGGGCTTCCTCTTTCAGATACGCTCAAAAAGATTTATTTTACAGACAATGTTGAACTTTCTCCGCTCGCAGCTGCTTATGCAAGAGCGAGAGGTGCCGATAGAATGTCTTCATTTGGAGACTTTGTTGCGCTCAGCGATGAATGTGACGAGGCGACTGCGCTTTTGATTAAAAAAGAAGTCTCGGACGGTGTTATTGCACCCGGTTTTTCACAAAAAGCTTTGGAAATCTTAAAAGCTAAGAAAAATGGCAACTATTGTATAATTCAAATAGAGCCAAACTATGTCCCTGAAGAATTGGAACGAAAACAGGTTTTTGGCGTTACTTTTGAGCAGGGGCACAACTTTCTCAAAATTGATGACAGTGCGCTTTCAAACATCGTTACAAAAAATAAAAAACTTACAGAAGAGCAAAAACGCAATCTGATTATCTCACTGATTGTTTTAAAATATACACAGTCCAACTCCGTTTGTTTTGTAAAAGACGGTCAGGCAATCGGAATTGGGGCGGGACAGCAATCTAGGGTGCACTGCACACGTCTTGCAGGGCAAAAGGCTGATAACTGGTGGCTTCGTCAGAGCCCAAAAGTCCTTGCCCTTGAGTTTGTAGAAGGAATCAGACGTGCGGACCGCGACAATGCAATCGATGTCTACATTGGCGAAGAATATATGGATGTTCTTGCAGATGGAAAATGGCAGAACATTTTTAAAGTAAAACCCGAAGTTTTCTCTCGTGAAGAAAAAACAGAATGGATTTCGAAAAACACAGATGTTGCGCTTGGCTCAGACGCATTTTTCCCGTTCGGCGACAACATTGATCGCGCAAAAAAGTCTGGAGTGACAGCGATTGCCCAGCCGGGAGGCTCTGTCCGCGACGATTTAGTTATAAAAGCTGCCGACGACTACAACATGGTGATGTGCTTCAACGGAATCAGGCTGTTCCATCATTGA
- a CDS encoding O-acetylhomoserine aminocarboxypropyltransferase/cysteine synthase family protein gives MKFETKVLHSGYKPENGGPGTIPIVQSTTYRFDSCDHVAALFDKPTEFMYSRFANPTCDAVEKKIADLEGGVGCMLTSSGQAASLISILNLCQSGDSFIASSSIYGGTINLFGFTLKKLGIECIWVDVNSSYDEIEKAFKPNTKCVFGETISNPSLTVFDIETWAKAAHAKNVPLIVDNTFATPFLCRPFEWGADIVVHSTTKYMDGHAVQGGGAIVDSGNFDWESTFKKTGKFADMVEPDESYHGLCYVKDFGKAAYIVKARTQLMRDFGCYPSAQSAFYLNLGLETLPIRMERYCQNAMKVAEFLKSSDKIAKISYPALKEDAYHALAQKYLPKGTCGVIAISMKGGRTAAVRFMDALKLSSDEVHVADIRTCVLHPASATHRQLTDEQLVAAGIDGGMVRVSVGLENVEDIIEDLKLGLAAI, from the coding sequence ATGAAATTTGAGACGAAAGTTTTGCACAGCGGTTATAAACCGGAAAATGGCGGACCCGGAACTATTCCAATCGTTCAGAGTACAACTTACAGATTTGACAGCTGTGATCATGTTGCTGCCCTTTTTGATAAACCGACCGAGTTTATGTATTCACGATTTGCAAACCCCACATGCGATGCTGTTGAAAAGAAAATCGCTGATTTGGAAGGTGGAGTCGGCTGTATGCTTACATCATCCGGGCAAGCAGCAAGTTTAATTTCTATTTTGAACTTGTGTCAGAGTGGTGATAGTTTCATAGCGTCTTCTTCGATTTATGGAGGAACAATAAACCTTTTTGGTTTTACTCTTAAAAAACTTGGAATTGAATGTATTTGGGTCGATGTAAATTCTTCTTATGATGAAATTGAAAAAGCTTTTAAGCCAAACACAAAATGTGTCTTCGGTGAAACGATTTCAAATCCATCTCTCACAGTGTTTGATATTGAAACTTGGGCAAAAGCCGCACATGCTAAAAACGTTCCTTTAATCGTCGATAATACGTTTGCAACACCGTTTTTGTGCCGTCCGTTTGAATGGGGTGCAGATATCGTTGTTCATTCAACGACAAAATATATGGATGGACACGCAGTCCAGGGCGGCGGCGCAATCGTAGACAGCGGAAATTTTGACTGGGAATCTACGTTCAAAAAAACAGGCAAATTTGCTGATATGGTAGAACCTGATGAAAGTTACCATGGGCTGTGTTATGTCAAAGATTTTGGAAAAGCCGCTTACATTGTAAAAGCCCGCACTCAGCTTATGAGAGACTTCGGTTGTTATCCTTCAGCTCAGAGTGCATTTTATTTGAACTTGGGGCTTGAGACGCTCCCGATAAGAATGGAACGCTATTGCCAAAATGCGATGAAAGTTGCAGAGTTCTTAAAATCATCAGATAAGATTGCAAAAATTTCTTATCCGGCGCTCAAAGAAGATGCGTATCACGCACTTGCACAAAAGTATTTGCCGAAAGGAACTTGTGGCGTGATTGCAATCAGCATGAAAGGTGGACGCACTGCGGCAGTTCGTTTTATGGATGCCTTGAAACTTTCTTCGGACGAAGTGCATGTAGCAGATATCAGAACATGTGTTCTTCATCCGGCAAGTGCAACGCACCGTCAGCTTACAGACGAACAGCTTGTTGCCGCAGGAATAGATGGAGGAATGGTGCGCGTTTCAGTTGGGCTCGAAAACGTTGAAGATATAATCGAAGATTTGAAATTAGGATTGGCTGCAATCTGA
- a CDS encoding phosphomannomutase/phosphoglucomutase has protein sequence MDLKKLQNGSDIRGVACEGVEGESVNFTAQNAKQIGCAYISWLSKKLNQEPHALHVGVGRDSRITGKEFADALMDGMISAGATAIDCGMATTPAMFMSIIFPETNFEGAAMITASHLPFNRNGIKFFDQDGGLEHEDITEILTLANLLNPQHIQQEIPCCDLVDIYSEYMKTKIIDELKPLGKGEKPLEGLHIVVDSGNGASGFFVDRILKPLGADTTGSQFLEPDGRFPNHVPNPENKAAMEAIRSAVLKNKADLGLIFDTDVDRMSAVLSDGREINRDSIIAMIAAILAPKYPGSTIITDSVTSDRLTYFLQDVLGLKHLRYMRGYKNVINKQKELNASGIVAPLAMETSGHGALKDNYFLDDGAFLGVKLVIALAQAAAKGKKLDSLIEKLPPLVEENEYRFKISGEDFKEYGKSVLEEFKKRAVAAGYEMPQSYEGVRLSFKPGKSSAGDVEGWMLLRLSLHDPVMALNIEGGRKGDLAKLVKIAKELTDGFEKLDRSLLK, from the coding sequence ATGGACTTAAAAAAACTTCAAAACGGAAGTGATATACGCGGAGTTGCATGCGAAGGCGTCGAGGGAGAATCTGTCAACTTTACGGCGCAGAATGCAAAACAGATTGGTTGTGCTTATATAAGCTGGCTTTCTAAAAAACTCAATCAAGAACCTCATGCTCTTCACGTTGGAGTTGGCAGGGATTCTCGCATAACAGGCAAGGAATTTGCAGATGCGCTTATGGACGGTATGATAAGTGCCGGCGCTACTGCTATTGATTGTGGAATGGCAACGACCCCTGCAATGTTTATGTCTATCATCTTCCCTGAAACAAACTTTGAAGGCGCTGCAATGATAACTGCGAGCCATCTTCCTTTCAACAGAAACGGAATAAAGTTTTTTGATCAGGATGGCGGTCTTGAGCACGAAGATATCACAGAGATTTTAACCCTTGCAAATCTGTTAAACCCACAGCATATTCAGCAGGAAATTCCTTGCTGCGATTTGGTAGATATCTATTCAGAATACATGAAAACAAAAATCATAGATGAACTTAAACCGCTTGGAAAAGGGGAAAAACCGCTTGAAGGGCTTCACATTGTTGTAGACAGCGGGAACGGTGCGTCAGGTTTTTTTGTAGATAGAATTTTAAAACCGCTTGGGGCAGATACAACGGGAAGTCAGTTTCTTGAGCCTGATGGAAGATTTCCGAATCACGTTCCGAATCCGGAAAATAAAGCTGCAATGGAAGCAATACGCAGCGCTGTTTTGAAAAATAAAGCTGACTTGGGCTTGATTTTTGATACTGATGTTGACCGAATGTCTGCCGTTTTGAGCGATGGGAGAGAAATCAACCGCGACTCGATTATCGCAATGATTGCTGCAATTCTCGCGCCGAAATATCCCGGCTCTACAATTATCACTGACTCAGTTACTTCTGACCGTTTGACTTACTTTTTACAAGACGTCTTGGGACTTAAACATTTGCGTTATATGCGCGGCTACAAAAATGTAATAAACAAACAAAAAGAATTGAACGCTTCAGGGATAGTTGCTCCTTTGGCAATGGAAACTTCCGGGCACGGTGCATTAAAAGACAATTATTTTCTCGATGACGGGGCATTTCTCGGCGTAAAGCTTGTGATAGCCCTTGCTCAGGCAGCTGCAAAAGGAAAGAAACTCGACAGCTTGATTGAAAAACTTCCGCCTCTTGTTGAAGAAAATGAATATAGGTTTAAAATTTCAGGAGAAGACTTTAAAGAATACGGAAAATCAGTCCTTGAAGAATTCAAAAAGAGAGCGGTTGCGGCAGGTTATGAAATGCCACAATCTTACGAAGGTGTCAGGCTTTCATTTAAACCCGGTAAATCGAGTGCCGGGGACGTTGAAGGCTGGATGCTTTTGAGATTGAGTCTGCACGATCCTGTAATGGCGTTAAACATCGAAGGTGGGCGCAAAGGCGACCTCGCAAAACTTGTAAAAATTGCAAAAGAACTCACCGACGGTTTTGAAAAACTTGACAGGAGTTTGCTTAAATAA
- a CDS encoding long-chain fatty acid--CoA ligase, with amino-acid sequence MKKSKTQTPWAYLDEFRNKDFFGEWPTFPQMLDIQVKRNGDRPFFTDFDGPNESKQTKTFKEVLENVQTLAKWLTANGLKKGDRVAVMGKNSPEWATVYLGVLYASGIIVPIDNGLHEPDVVNIINTSSPKFVFCDDDKKPFYEKNFKDIKILSLNRSAGDLFVYNLKTDKKITPNEAPEENDTAALLFTSGTTGKPKGVMLSHKNLMSDGFIAQTNLTIYNTDVFYALLPIHHAYTMQAAFIVPIQTGAEIVFGKSLAVSKLMRELKEGKITIMLGVPLLYNKLLFGIRNGIKSKGKIVEGVVALMRGISFFVKTMTGYNIGKSMFKAILQQANIYTLRVAICGGGPLASSVFKQYNEMGIDFIQGYGLTETSPIIALNPLEHFKIRSVGRSFYPYEDVKIINGEMMLTRKGFQKVGEIAVKGPMVMQGYYNMPEETKAMFTEDGYLKTGDLGWMDKENYIMLCGRAKNLIVTAGGKNVYPEEIEDSFQLIPDVQQVTVRAYHPENEPTSEEIEALIYPSDSLFKEIGCERNNEFIQEEVLERIKSAVNKVNKTLQPYSQITKITLLKEPLEMTTSQKVKRNFVAKVYK; translated from the coding sequence ATGAAAAAAAGCAAAACACAAACTCCATGGGCTTATCTTGATGAATTCCGCAACAAAGATTTTTTTGGTGAATGGCCTACATTCCCCCAAATGCTAGACATTCAGGTAAAACGAAATGGGGACAGACCGTTTTTTACAGATTTTGACGGTCCGAATGAATCAAAACAGACAAAGACTTTTAAAGAAGTTTTAGAAAATGTTCAAACTCTTGCTAAATGGCTTACGGCAAACGGGTTAAAAAAAGGAGACCGCGTAGCCGTGATGGGAAAAAACTCTCCCGAATGGGCAACTGTCTACCTCGGCGTACTTTATGCAAGTGGAATCATAGTTCCGATTGACAACGGGCTTCACGAGCCTGATGTTGTAAACATCATAAATACTTCAAGCCCAAAATTTGTTTTTTGCGACGATGACAAAAAACCTTTCTACGAAAAGAATTTCAAAGATATAAAAATTCTCTCACTCAACAGGAGTGCCGGCGATTTATTTGTTTACAACCTCAAGACAGACAAAAAAATCACCCCAAACGAAGCTCCCGAAGAAAACGACACAGCAGCGCTTTTGTTCACATCAGGGACGACAGGAAAGCCAAAAGGAGTAATGCTGTCTCACAAAAACCTCATGTCGGACGGTTTTATCGCTCAGACAAACCTCACAATTTACAACACAGACGTTTTCTACGCACTGCTTCCTATTCACCACGCTTACACAATGCAAGCCGCATTTATTGTTCCAATTCAGACAGGAGCTGAAATTGTGTTCGGAAAAAGCCTTGCAGTTTCAAAACTGATGAGAGAATTAAAAGAAGGAAAAATCACAATCATGCTCGGCGTTCCTCTCCTTTACAACAAACTTTTATTCGGAATAAGAAACGGAATCAAATCTAAAGGGAAAATCGTAGAGGGCGTCGTTGCTTTGATGCGCGGCATTTCATTTTTTGTAAAAACAATGACAGGATACAACATTGGAAAATCAATGTTCAAAGCGATTTTGCAACAGGCAAACATATACACGCTTAGAGTTGCAATCTGCGGTGGAGGACCTTTGGCTTCCTCTGTCTTCAAGCAGTACAATGAAATGGGGATAGATTTTATTCAAGGATATGGGCTTACAGAAACTTCGCCTATCATCGCCTTAAATCCTCTGGAACATTTTAAAATCAGAAGTGTCGGACGTTCATTCTATCCTTATGAAGATGTAAAAATCATAAACGGTGAAATGATGCTTACAAGAAAAGGTTTCCAAAAAGTCGGCGAAATCGCAGTAAAAGGTCCGATGGTTATGCAAGGCTACTACAATATGCCGGAAGAGACAAAAGCTATGTTCACTGAAGACGGATATCTTAAAACCGGAGACTTAGGTTGGATGGACAAAGAAAACTACATCATGTTGTGCGGACGCGCAAAAAACCTAATAGTCACTGCCGGTGGTAAAAATGTATATCCAGAAGAGATTGAAGACAGCTTCCAGTTGATTCCCGATGTTCAGCAAGTAACTGTTCGGGCTTATCATCCTGAAAATGAGCCTACATCAGAAGAGATTGAAGCGCTCATCTATCCTAGCGATTCTCTATTCAAAGAGATCGGGTGCGAAAGGAACAACGAGTTTATTCAGGAAGAGGTGCTCGAAAGAATAAAATCGGCAGTCAACAAAGTAAACAAAACATTGCAGCCTTATTCTCAAATTACAAAAATCACTTTGCTCAAAGAGCCTCTTGAAATGACAACTTCGCAAAAAGTAAAACGAAATTTTGTTGCAAAAGTATACAAGTAA
- a CDS encoding C40 family peptidase, translated as MDIKYLDSVPKRILFALLLIFISCCFRLCAQDITPAQAQVTREKFVAESKKYVGCRYVLGGVGPDTFDCSGLIYYVARQAIQVQLPRTSRALYSYCRIVPDDKREIGDLLFFKTNNSAPITHVGIYIGNSQFISAISDGPNSGVIISSLNQPYWKPKYVACGQFIKSGRTSKRSDTNSVSDYGFEEEEFDESSVEKFSKSSNVFFDSLVADAAVFCDWAFISPDSFMLQFRGIDIQSNVRYTDFSLQPGIGFAIRYNHGVGIFQIPILFSTTPNDFVRIYAGPVFSVGTARMINSGDEISLSIFPGILGVSFSTPYFNIAHAKVQVVQDISYTVFNKADNSALPFVQSVAAGLVFCTGIRVSIGLKSFLR; from the coding sequence ATGGATATAAAATACTTAGACAGTGTCCCTAAACGGATTCTTTTTGCACTTTTATTGATCTTCATATCATGCTGTTTTAGGCTTTGTGCGCAAGATATTACGCCTGCCCAAGCGCAAGTTACCCGTGAAAAATTTGTTGCCGAATCAAAAAAATATGTTGGGTGTCGGTACGTTTTGGGAGGCGTTGGTCCTGATACGTTTGACTGCTCCGGGCTAATCTATTACGTTGCTCGTCAGGCAATTCAAGTTCAACTTCCAAGAACTTCTCGTGCGCTTTACAGTTATTGCCGCATTGTCCCTGATGATAAACGGGAAATCGGAGATCTTCTTTTTTTTAAAACAAATAATTCTGCGCCGATAACACATGTCGGAATCTACATAGGAAACAGTCAGTTTATTTCGGCAATCAGCGACGGACCAAATTCTGGGGTAATCATTTCTTCTTTGAATCAACCTTATTGGAAACCAAAGTATGTTGCATGCGGTCAGTTTATAAAATCAGGCAGAACAAGCAAACGTTCTGATACAAATTCGGTTTCTGATTATGGATTTGAGGAAGAGGAATTTGACGAGAGTTCTGTTGAGAAGTTTTCTAAAAGCAGCAATGTTTTTTTTGATTCTCTTGTAGCTGATGCGGCTGTATTTTGCGACTGGGCATTTATCTCGCCAGATTCATTTATGCTGCAATTTCGGGGGATAGATATTCAATCAAATGTAAGATATACAGATTTTTCTCTTCAACCTGGAATCGGATTTGCGATTCGTTATAACCATGGTGTTGGAATCTTCCAAATACCGATTTTGTTCAGCACAACTCCGAACGATTTTGTGAGAATTTATGCAGGTCCTGTTTTTTCTGTTGGGACAGCCCGCATGATAAATAGCGGAGATGAAATCAGTCTATCTATATTTCCGGGAATTCTCGGCGTAAGTTTTTCAACTCCATATTTTAATATTGCTCATGCAAAAGTCCAGGTTGTCCAAGATATAAGCTACACTGTTTTCAATAAAGCAGACAATTCGGCGCTTCCTTTTGTTCAGTCGGTTGCCGCAGGACTTGTGTTTTGCACGGGAATCAGAGTTTCGATTGGGTTAAAATCATTCTTGAGATAA